A window of Sphingorhabdus lacus contains these coding sequences:
- a CDS encoding LacI family DNA-binding transcriptional regulator, whose product MGRIQKSPRAQQGGATIADVARASGFSPMTVSRVINGERNVKDSTRDAVMEAVEKLNYSPNLAARTLAGAEQIRIAMLYGNPSFAYLSRLLVGTLEQARKSHVQLVIEQCDEGQDIHDVFADLIESGVDGVVLSPPLCDSPKMLELIQNTDVTCVVVANWCPPGKMSVVYIDDVEAAATMTRHILSLGHKRIAFVKGNPEQKASHQRLKGFEMAMAEAGMPIDPELVVDGLFTYRSGLDAADKLLDLANPPSAIFASNDDMAAAAITVAHRRHLDVPKDVTICGFDDTDFALSIWPELTTIHQPIADMSRAAVEILVDRIRAKRSGRPTPREDRMLDFTFVRRESDAQPNS is encoded by the coding sequence ATGGGCAGGATCCAAAAATCACCGCGCGCGCAGCAAGGTGGGGCGACGATTGCCGACGTGGCACGTGCGTCCGGGTTTTCACCGATGACCGTGTCGCGCGTGATTAATGGCGAGCGGAATGTGAAGGATTCGACCCGCGATGCCGTGATGGAGGCTGTTGAGAAACTAAACTATTCTCCCAATCTGGCCGCCCGAACCCTTGCCGGGGCGGAGCAGATCCGGATTGCAATGCTCTACGGAAATCCCAGCTTTGCCTATCTCAGCCGCCTTTTGGTTGGCACCTTGGAACAAGCACGCAAAAGCCATGTGCAGTTAGTCATTGAACAATGCGATGAAGGGCAGGACATACATGACGTCTTTGCCGACCTCATCGAAAGTGGTGTCGATGGCGTCGTATTGTCACCGCCTCTCTGCGATTCTCCCAAGATGCTCGAACTGATCCAGAATACCGATGTCACATGTGTGGTCGTCGCCAACTGGTGCCCGCCGGGCAAAATGTCTGTTGTCTATATTGATGACGTCGAGGCTGCGGCCACCATGACCCGGCATATCCTGTCTTTGGGGCATAAGCGGATTGCCTTTGTGAAGGGAAATCCCGAGCAGAAGGCCAGCCACCAACGGTTGAAAGGTTTCGAAATGGCGATGGCGGAAGCCGGGATGCCGATCGATCCCGAATTAGTCGTGGATGGTCTGTTTACCTACCGATCCGGTCTGGACGCGGCGGATAAACTGCTTGATCTGGCTAATCCTCCGTCAGCGATTTTTGCGAGCAACGACGACATGGCGGCAGCGGCCATAACCGTTGCCCATCGGCGGCATTTGGACGTTCCCAAAGATGTGACAATCTGTGGCTTTGACGATACGGATTTTGCCTTGTCAATTTGGCCCGAACTGACAACCATCCACCAACCTATCGCCGATATGTCCCGTGCGGCAGTAGAAATTCTGGTCGACCGGATCCGGGCCAAAAGGTCGGGCCGCCCCACCCCGCGCGAAGATCGAATGCTCGACTTTACTTTTGTGCGGCGGGAATCAGATGCGCAGCCTAATTCATAA
- a CDS encoding glycoside hydrolase family 43 protein, with the protein MLRTLLPFAVALLIAPSAWAAPGNSVEFLSMEYQGSNPDEDALPITDNEYRNPILPGFQPDPSIVRVGKDFYVVNSSFGWVPGLPIYHSRDLVNWTQIGNAIPDSADFKLPAVGINRGIFAPTIRHHKGLFYIITTCIDCGGNFIITAKNPKGPWSKPIWLDTVTGIDPDLFFDTDGRVWITNNDEPQGPAQYDGHRALWLQEYDPAQSKVIGPRTVLVDRGVKPEEKPIWSEGPHIFKKDGWYYLTAAEGGTSDDHRQTIYRSKNVTGPYTPGPNNPILTQRDLDPARPLPVYATGHADFVNLPGDKWWAVFLATRPYERNLTNLGRETFLLPVNWKDGWPEILPQGKAVPLRVKRPTLPRTHQKTDYSKWVEDFNATKLGPQWLARKAPASEWLNLTEKPGSLVLRGTGPQFIGQRLRHRNAEISTTIALPSANQYGRAGLAAIADEGHQFIFGLETGATGRKLVITAKGLKGTAGADVVLFEKALEPLRTSNIRLKMHIKGAAADFAYADGNGNWTTVLTDADARLLATEYDILLFTGTVVGLYSTDVMN; encoded by the coding sequence ATGCTTCGCACATTACTGCCTTTTGCCGTTGCGCTTTTGATCGCACCCTCCGCTTGGGCAGCGCCTGGAAACTCCGTCGAGTTCCTGTCGATGGAGTATCAGGGTAGCAATCCCGACGAAGATGCGCTGCCGATAACCGACAATGAATATCGCAATCCGATACTTCCCGGTTTTCAGCCTGATCCCAGCATCGTGCGCGTGGGGAAGGACTTTTATGTTGTGAACTCGTCCTTCGGCTGGGTCCCTGGCCTGCCTATCTACCATAGCCGTGATCTGGTGAACTGGACCCAGATCGGGAACGCAATCCCGGACAGCGCTGATTTCAAACTTCCTGCGGTCGGAATCAACCGCGGAATTTTTGCGCCGACGATCCGTCACCACAAAGGCCTGTTTTACATCATTACGACATGCATCGACTGTGGCGGAAATTTCATCATCACGGCGAAAAATCCGAAAGGTCCCTGGAGCAAGCCCATATGGTTGGACACGGTGACAGGAATCGACCCCGATCTGTTCTTTGATACGGACGGCCGGGTATGGATTACCAATAACGACGAACCGCAGGGGCCTGCGCAATATGATGGGCATCGCGCCCTTTGGTTACAGGAATATGATCCTGCACAATCCAAGGTAATCGGACCTCGCACGGTGTTGGTTGATCGCGGCGTAAAGCCCGAGGAAAAGCCGATATGGAGTGAGGGACCACATATATTCAAAAAGGATGGCTGGTATTATCTGACGGCGGCTGAAGGCGGCACGTCGGACGATCACCGCCAAACCATATACCGCAGCAAAAATGTAACAGGTCCCTATACACCGGGGCCGAACAACCCGATCCTGACACAGCGTGATCTCGACCCGGCCCGACCGCTGCCGGTTTACGCAACCGGCCATGCCGACTTCGTCAATCTTCCGGGCGACAAATGGTGGGCGGTTTTTCTGGCTACGCGGCCTTACGAACGCAACCTTACCAATTTAGGGCGCGAAACATTTTTACTGCCGGTGAACTGGAAAGATGGTTGGCCGGAAATCCTGCCCCAAGGGAAAGCGGTGCCCTTGCGGGTAAAGCGGCCGACATTACCCCGCACACACCAGAAAACCGATTATTCAAAATGGGTCGAAGACTTCAACGCCACCAAACTGGGTCCCCAATGGCTCGCACGCAAAGCGCCTGCATCTGAATGGCTTAACCTGACAGAAAAGCCAGGGAGCCTTGTGCTACGTGGAACAGGACCGCAATTTATAGGGCAGCGTCTTCGGCACCGTAATGCCGAAATTAGCACGACAATCGCCCTGCCCTCGGCAAACCAATATGGGCGAGCCGGATTGGCTGCAATTGCCGATGAAGGGCATCAATTTATCTTTGGTCTCGAAACGGGTGCTACGGGCCGAAAGCTCGTCATTACAGCGAAAGGCCTGAAAGGCACGGCGGGTGCAGATGTGGTACTTTTTGAAAAAGCGCTGGAGCCGCTGCGCACATCAAATATCCGGTTGAAGATGCATATCAAGGGTGCGGCAGCCGACTTTGCCTATGCCGACGGAAATGGCAATTGGACGACCGTGCTGACGGACGCCGACGCCCGGTTGCTGGCAACGGAATATGACATCCTGTTGTTCACAGGAACGGTGGTCGGCCTCTATTCAACCGATGTTATGAATTAG